A single Acidimicrobiales bacterium DNA region contains:
- a CDS encoding IS110 family transposase gives MEVIVERCAALDVHKDTIMAAVRLPGEKGKRRTELREFRTWTSSLRELRAWLVGHGVTQVVMEATGVYWKAPWHVLCPEPSFEILLANAQHVKNLPGRKTDVADAQWLASLLECGLLRGSFVPDPVMSRLRDLTRHRKKLAEERARETQRIQKVLEDAGIKLDSVVSDVLGKGPRNMIEALIAGERDVHVLAEMALTRSRARIPELRLALEGGFSEHHAFMLRTHLDTVDHLSAQIAKLEDRLEVEIAPFARQVERLCTMVGIGKVTAQAIIAEIGVDMGRFPTAAHLASWAGMCPGNHESAGKRRSGKARKGNAALRSALIEAAWSASHARDSYYAAQYRRFCRRFGKKSESKAIFVVAHSMLVAIWHILAHECDYADLGSDWFDRRTDSEQHARRLAHQIERLGYKVTVEPVAA, from the coding sequence ATGGAGGTCATCGTGGAGCGCTGCGCGGCGCTCGACGTCCACAAGGACACAATCATGGCGGCGGTGCGCCTGCCCGGAGAGAAGGGGAAGCGCCGCACCGAGCTACGGGAGTTCCGCACGTGGACGTCGTCGCTACGCGAGCTGCGAGCCTGGCTCGTCGGTCATGGCGTCACCCAGGTGGTGATGGAGGCGACCGGGGTCTACTGGAAGGCGCCCTGGCACGTGCTCTGCCCCGAGCCCAGCTTCGAGATCCTGCTCGCCAACGCCCAGCACGTGAAGAACCTCCCGGGAAGAAAGACCGACGTCGCCGACGCCCAGTGGCTCGCTTCTCTATTGGAGTGTGGGCTGCTCAGGGGCAGCTTCGTTCCGGACCCGGTGATGAGCCGGCTGCGGGACCTGACCCGGCACCGCAAGAAGCTCGCCGAAGAGCGGGCCCGGGAGACCCAGCGGATCCAAAAGGTGCTCGAAGACGCCGGCATCAAGCTCGACTCGGTCGTCTCCGACGTGCTCGGCAAGGGACCGCGCAACATGATCGAGGCGCTGATCGCCGGCGAGCGCGACGTGCACGTACTGGCGGAGATGGCCCTGACCCGCTCACGGGCGAGGATCCCCGAGCTCCGGCTCGCCTTGGAAGGCGGCTTCAGCGAGCATCACGCCTTCATGCTGCGCACCCACCTCGACACCGTCGACCACCTCAGCGCCCAGATCGCCAAGCTCGAAGACCGCCTGGAGGTGGAGATCGCCCCTTTCGCTCGCCAGGTTGAGCGGTTGTGCACGATGGTCGGCATCGGGAAGGTCACCGCACAGGCGATCATCGCCGAAATCGGGGTGGACATGGGCCGGTTCCCCACCGCCGCCCACCTCGCCAGCTGGGCCGGGATGTGCCCGGGGAACCACGAGTCGGCCGGCAAGCGTCGGTCGGGAAAGGCCCGCAAGGGCAACGCCGCCCTGCGCTCGGCGCTGATCGAGGCGGCCTGGTCGGCCTCGCACGCCCGGGACAGCTACTACGCAGCCCAGTACCGGAGGTTCTGCCGCCGCTTCGGCAAGAAGAGCGAGTCCAAGGCGATCTTCGTCGTCGCCCACTCGATGCTCGTCGCCATCTGGCACATCCTCGCCCACGAGTGCGACTACGCCGACCTTGGCTCGGACTGGTTCGACCGGCGCACCGACAGTGAGCAGCACGCCCGTCGCCTCGCCCACCAGATCGAGCGACTCGGCTACAAGGTCACCGTCGAGCCCGTCGCCGCCTGA